One genomic region from Epinephelus moara isolate mb chromosome 8, YSFRI_EMoa_1.0, whole genome shotgun sequence encodes:
- the kat6a gene encoding histone acetyltransferase KAT6A isoform X1 yields MVKLANPMYTQWILEAIKKVKKQKQRPSEERICNAVSMSHGLDRKTVLEQLELSVKDGTILKVTNKGLNSYKDPDNPGRLALPKPKGSGSSGGGGGGGGGGGGGGGGSSSGGGSSHSHSGKKPGLDWNKLIKRALEGLHEPGGSSLKNIERFLKCQADVAAYLSGSGSMGPGLFHQQLRVALKRAVAHGRVVKQGPLFQLVSRSSSLDDGTGTVSLESLPPVRLLPHEKDKPVAEPIPICSFCLGTKEQNRDKRPEELISCADCGNSGHPSCLKFSPELTARVKALWWQCIECKTCSSCQDQGKNADNMLFCDSCDRGFHMECCDPPLTRMPKGMWICQICQPRKKGKKLLHEKAAQIKRRYNAPLGRPKNRPGRPFKKLGGRGRRKRSASANSSSSSSCEGYPGDDRLLFSMRDDDLSQGSLRFNNKTKGLIDALTKFFTPSPEGRKARQEVVDYSQQCRIRKKASRKGEGDDRGDNQEGSDWRDEDEKLPGHENLTEKDIELFRHIQELALQKVGVTGPPDPQMRCPSVIEFGKFEIQTWYSSPYPQEYSRLPKLYLCEFCLRYMKSRSILYQHMKKCNWFHPPANEIYRKDDVSVYEVDGNVSTIYCQNLCLLAKLFLDHKTLYYDVEPFLFYVLTQNDSKGCHLVGYFSKEKHCQQKYNVSCIMILPQYQRRGYGRFLIDFSYLLSKREGQPGSPEKPLSDLGRLSYMAYWRSVVLECLHEVRDRQITIRQLSKLTGICPQDITTTLHSLNMLEQRGDRLVLVRREKLVANHMARLKARPRQLDVDPECLRWTPVIVTNTVVSDADGDDDDDEEDEEPEEENRKEVKPSHKVPPMSSWHMRQAKKREEEEDDDEEEEEERKGFLGFPISQSSPTSPSVRCPPSVPEPPRPPPPTNGERRPRGRPPKNWPWGKVKDSARVGRPAKIRPVEDEDDEDEERTEEGKTAGSASSPPSLFSLDRQTEATAFHSLDMARHPSITPTRRGRPPRKKRGPKPRLLDGPGEGLAQLPVVSRLNESPPVRKNCYSESSEEEEDDDDEDDEERRACSPPILTKPAMGLKCKKPLRKRRFRQRSHPHSSVVTETISETTEVLDEPFVDSDSERPMPRLEEETPLGHPLHRYPPARSALRLSDPAPKRGRHSNLTDSEEDELTPVLKPVAALPATPSETLAANPEVPVKKKKGWPKGKSRKPLHWKKRGPGKPPSGGPAESQAQSGDPPPPKIKMKPGRKPRSWYLQRAQEEAERQEQERQRLLEQQLDKDPQLLQTDDRNSKRVCRTNTDSKQKDSDEEDDYLPKPVEQKVPRRRGRPPKNRALRQPPQPAPKPPPTSEPEEEEDEEEETERTWEEDKPSRPPSRPLLSPSSSSSTSGPRAPQSRPQDADMGDREEDDDDEEREEEECGSMGSGGGSINRRAAVTPGSGSRRSEDHDADDEGDGHLEDKSNGSTNSSKKRKSQDSEDEDDDEDEEEEPASRASSPPVKEEPQGGEAFLDMENSVARDYVSKQEEEEEEEEEAEEEAQESKCRPSSTDPQQEERRRREQEESAAAAAAVETVTAMSVPSEPMELQSLHPDDKDVTLLMEPQHTHPHSHPHQHSDFKEELGHHHPHHPHHHSNELDLETMQAVQSLTQGEAQDEETEPQPHHGAYQDCEETLAACRTLQSYSHTGEAEEEALALVEECGASQHSSPLPNPPVPPLPSQSVRSVNSPGLPSGIMDTTPAGQRGGTPGPTGAGGSGGGAGGGYTQITPEHPSSLSAPSQQNMETSPMMDVPSVSDHSQQVVDSGFSDLGSIESTTENYDNPSSYDSTMGGGGNGTGNGGNGGGMSAAVVAGASTASSSSASSSSSSATPSSSQSNSCSFAPAPSLTSSTGTGGSQLAMGSCSLIQQTGPGPNSGPGASNVGSAVPQPPPPPPPSNTPSCGIKSPQSCGVIERPPSTNQQQQQQQQQQQSQKKVPPQPPQQQQAPNPQPPPSAPPPPPQQQQQALSQCSMGNGFASTPMIMEIPESGGGGGGRTLYERMGQDFGTGGYPQPSATFSLAKLQQLTNTIMDPHAMPYSHSASVTSYATSVSLSNPGLAPSPHTPLPQGQPTMTPPPNLSSGSMNLGSLQLQCNMPTTNIGLGPPPHTQRLQGQMATVKGHISIRSKATQQLAPAPHQQQLYGRSSGAVAMQGTPRTLAVQRGMMPNLMPTPAPYNSMNMTPLNAMSAGYRMPQPMMNSGYHGNPPYMNQPAQYPMQMQMGMMGGQGYPQQPMQPNHHGNMMYTGPSHHSYAGVPKQSPYMSR; encoded by the exons ATGGTGAAACTGGCCAACCCAATGTACACCCAATGGATCCTAGAGGCCATCAAGAAGGTGAAGAAGCAGAAGCAGAGACCGTCAGAGGAGCGAATTTGCAATGCGGTCTCCATGTCCCATGGTCTGGATCGCAAAACGGTTCTGGAGCAGTTAGAGCTTAGTGTCAAGGATGGTACCATTCTTAAGGTCACCAACAAAGGTCTCAACTCTTACAAGGACCCTGACAACCCAGGGCGCTTGGCTCTGCCCAAGCCCAAAGGTAGTGGCAGCtcaggaggaggtggtggaggtggtggaggtggtggagggggaggaggtggcagcagcagtggcgGTGGTAGCTCTCACTCCCATTCGGGGAAGAAACCAGGACTCGACTGGAACAAGTTGATCAAGCGGGCCCTGGAGGGGCTCCATGAGCCTGGCGGCTCCAGCTTAAAGAACATTGAGCGCTTTCTCAAGTGCCAGGCTGATGTGGCAGCCTACTTGTCAGGCAGCGGCTCCATGGGGCCCGGCCTCTTCCACCAGCAGCTGAGGGTGGCCCTGAAGAGGGCCGTGGCCCATGGACGTGTGGTCAAGCAAGGTCCTCTGTTCCAGCTAGTCAGCCGCAGCAGCTCCCTGGATGACGGAACCGGGACGGTGTCTCTGGAATCACTTCCACCTGTCCGGTTGTTGCCCCATGAGAAAGACAAG CCGGTGGCGGAGCCCATTCCCATCTGCAGCTTCTGCTTGGGGACCAAGGAGCAGAATCGCGACAAGAGGCCGGAGGAACTCATCTCCTGCGCCGACTGTGGCAATAGTG GCCACCCGTCCTGTCTCAAGTTCTCCCCAGAGCTCACAGCGCGAGTCAAGGCTCTGTGGTGGCAGTGCATCGAATGCAAgacttgcagcagctgtcaggATCAAGGAAAGAATGCG GACAACATGTTGTTCTGCGACTCCTGTGACCGGGGCTTCCACATGGAGTGCTGTGATCCTCCCCTCACGCGGATGCCAAAAG GCATGTGGATTTGTCAAATCTGCCAACCCAGGAAAAAGGGAAAGAAGCTTTTACATGAAAAGGCAGCACAAATCAAACGGCGCTACAACGCACCACTGGGGCGGCCCAAGAACAG GCCGGGGCGGCCCTTCAAGAAGTTGGGCGGGCGTGGTCGGCGGAAGCGCTCGGCCTCGGCCAACTCATCTTCCAGCTCATCCTGCGAGGGTTACCCTGGTGACGACAGGCTGCTTTTTTCGATGCGGGACGATGACCTGTCGCAGGGCAGCCTGCGCTTCAACAACAAGACCAAGGGCCTCATTGACGCCCTCACAAAGTTCTTCACACCATCGCCTGAGGGCCGCAAGGCACGACAGGAAGTGGTGGACTACTCACAGCAGTGCCGCATCCGAAAGAAAGCCAGTCGCAAAGGAGAAGGAGATGACAGAGGAG ACAATCAGGAAGGCAGCGACTGGCGTGATGAAGATGAGAAACTGCCCGGTCACGAGAACCTGACGGAAAAAGACATTGAACTGTTCAGACACATCCAGGAGCTGGCACTACAG aaagtTGGGGTGACGGGTCCGCCAGACCCTCAGATGCGCTGTCCGTCAGTCATCGAATTTGGCAAGTTTGAAATCCAGACGTGGTATTCCTCTCCCTACCCCCAGGAGTACAGCAG ACTACCCAAGCTCTACTTGTGTGAGTTCTGCCTGCGCTACATGAAGAGTCGCAGCATCCTCTACCAGCACATGAAGAAGTGTAACTGGTTCCACCCCCCTGCCAACGAGATCTACAGGAAGGACGATGTCTCTGTATACGAG GTTGATGGGAATGTGAGCACAATCTACTGTCAGAACCTGTGTCTGCTGGCCAAGCTGTTCCTGGACCACAAAACCCTCTACTATGATGTGGAGCCTTTCCTTTTCTATGTCCTCACCCAGAACGACAGCAAAGGTTGTCATCTCGTCGGCTACTTCTCTAAG GAGAAGCACTGTCAACAGAAATACAACGTGTCATGCATCATGATTCTTCCACAGTACCAGCGCAGGGGCTACGGACGCTTTCTCATCGACTTTA GCTACTTATTGTCCAAACGCGAGGGCCAGCCAGGCTCCCCAGAGAAGCCTCTGTCGGACCTAGGTCGACTGTCCTACATGGCATACTGGCGCAGCGTGGTGCTGGAGTGTCTCCACGAGGTCCGCGATCGGCAGATCACCATACGACAACTCAGCAAACTGACTGGGATCTGCCCGCAGGACATCACCACCACCCTGCACAGCCTCAACATGCTGGAGCAGCGAGgagacag GCTGGTCCTGGTGAGAAGGGAGAAACTGGTGGCTAACCACATGGCTCGTCTAAAGGCCCGGCCACGACAACTGGATGTCGACCCTGAGTGTCTCCGCTGGACTCCCGTCATTGTAACCAACACTGTGGTCTCTGATGCCGACGGAGATGACGACGAtgatgaggaagatgaagagcCAGAGGAGGAAAACCGCAAGGAG GTCAAACCAAGTCATAAGGTCCCACCAATGTCCTCCTGGCACATGCGTCAAGCAaagaagagggaagaggaggaggacgatgatgaggaggaagaagaggaaagaaagggCTTCCTGGGGTTTCCCATTAGCCAGAGCTCTCCAACTTCCCCTTCCGTTCGCTGTCCACCCTCTGTCCCAGAGCCACCGCGTCCCCCTCCCCCAACAAATGGAGAACGCAGACCTCGGGGGCGTCCACCCAAAAACTGGCCTTGGGGCAAGGTGAAAGACAGTGCACGGGTGGGACGGCCAGCTAAGATCCGCCCAGTGGAGGACGAGGATGATGAGGACGAGGAGAGAACAGAAGAAGGAAAAACCGCAGGCTCTGCCAGTAGCCCCCCTTCCCTTTTCTCCctggacagacaaacagaagcCACAGCCTTTCACTCTCTGGACATGGCCAGGCACCCCTCCATAACCCCCACACGGAGAGGGCGGCCCCCCAGGAAAAAGAGAGGCCCTAAGCCCAGATTGTTGGACGGGCCTGGAGAGGGGCTGGCACAGCTTCCTGTGGTTTCCAGGTTGAATGAGTCTCCGCCCGTCAGGAAGAACTGCTACAGTGAAAGcagtgaagaagaggaggatgacgATGacgaagatgatgaagagaggAGGGCGTGCTCCCCACCCATCCTCACCAAGCCTGCCATGGGGCTCAAATGCAAG AAGCCACTGAGGAAGCGTCGTTTTCGCCAGCGCAGCCACCCTCACAGCagtgtggtgacagagacaatTTCTGAGACCACAGAGGTGTTGGATGAGCCCTTTGTAGACTCAGACTCAGAGAGGCCAATGCCCAGGCTGGAGGAGGAGACGCCCCTGGGCCACCCACTGCACCGCTACCCCCCAGCCCGCTCTGCTCTGAGGTTGTCTGACCCAGCACCTAAAAGGGGCCGTCACTCCAACCTTACAGATTCAGAGGAAGACG AGCTAACACCTGTGCTGAAGCCTGTGGCTGCTCTGCCAGCAACTCCCTCAGAGACTCTGGCAGCCAACCCTGAGGTCCCagtcaagaagaagaagggtTGGCCCAAGGGAAAGAGCCGCAAACCACTGCACTGGAAGAAACGAGGCCCTGGAAAACCGCCCAGTGGCGGGCCTGCAGAAAGCCAGGCCCAAAGTGGGGATCCACCACCTCCCAAAATCAAGATGAAGCCTGGCCGCAAGCCCCGGAGCTGGTACCTGCAGCGGGCccaggaggaggcagagaggcaggAGCAGGAAAGACAAAGGCTGTTGGAGCAGCAGCTGGACAAAGATCCTCAGCTGCTCCAGACAGACGATCGTAACAGCAAGCGAGTGTGCAGAACCAACACTGACAGCAAACAGAAAGACTCTGATGAAGAAGATGACTACCTCCCTAAGCCTGTTGAGCAgaaggtgcccaggaggcgagGGAGACCGCCCAAGAACCGTGCCCTCCGCCAGCCACCACAGCCTGCCCCCAAACCACCTCCAACCTCTGAgccagaagaggaggaggatgaggaggaagagactGAAAGAACTTGGGAAGAAGATAAACCCAGCCGTCCACCATCCCGTCCCCTACTGtccccttcttcctcctcttccacctCAGGGCCCCGGGCTCCACAGTCTCGGCCTCAGGATGCAGACATGGGCGACAGGGAAGAGGATGATGACgatgaggagagggaggaagaggaatgTGGCAGCATGGGCAGTGGTGGCGGTAGCATCAACAGGCGAGCAGCAGTTACACCAGGTTCAGGCAGCAGACGCAGTGAAGACCATGACGCAGATGATGAAGGTGATGGACACTTGGAGGACAAGAGCAACGGCAGCACTAACAGCAGCAAGAAGAGAAAAAGCCAGGActctgaagatgaagatgatgacgaagacgaagaggaggagCCTGCCTCCCGTGCAAGCTCTCCTCCGGTCAAAGAAGAACCCCAAGGCGGAGAGGCTTTTTTAGACATGGAGAACAGCGTGGCCCGGGACTACGTGAGcaaacaggaggaggaagaagaggaggaggaggaggctgaggaggaggcacAGGAGTCGAAGTGTCGACCCTCCTCAACCGAcccacagcaggaggagaggaggcgcagagagcaggaggagtccgctgcagcagctgcagcagtggaAACTGTTACGGCCATGTCTGTTCCCTCAGAACCCATGGAGCTTCAGTCTCTGCACCCTGATGACAAGGACGTCACGCTGTTGATGGaaccccaacacacacatccacactcCCACCCACACCAGCACTCTGACTTCAAAGAGGAGCTGGGCCACCATCACCCGCACCACCCCCACCATCACTCCAATGAGCTGGACCTGGAGACTATGCAGGCCGTCCAGTCCCTGACACAAGGGGAAGCCCAGGACGAAGAGACTGAACCCCAGCCACACCATGGGGCCTACCAGGACTGTGAGGAGACCCTAGCTGCCTGCCGGACCCTGCAGAGTTACAGCCACACAGGGGAGGCCGAGGAGGAGGCTCTGGCCTTAGTGGAGGAATGTGGGGCCTCCCAACACAGCAGCCCCCTTCCCAATCCCCCAGTGCCGCCTCTGCCCAGTCAATCTGTGCGCTCGGTTAACAGTCCGGGGTTGCCCTCGGGCATTATGGACACAACACCAGCAGGGCAGAGAGGAGGGACACCCGGCCCTACTGGAGCAGGGGGCAGTGGTGGAGGTGCTGGAGGGGGGTACACCCAGATCACACCAGAGCATCCCAGCTCTCTATCTGCCCCCTCCCAGCAGAACATGGAAACGTCGCCAATGATGGATGTACCGTCTGTGTCGGACCATTCGCAGCAGGTGGTGGACAGTGGCTTCAGTGACCTTGGCAGCATAGAGAGCACCACGGAGAACTACGACAACCCCAGCAGCTATGACTCCACCATGGGCGGAGGGGGTAATGGAACAGGAAATGGGGGGAACGGAGGGGGCATGTCAGCCGCTGTTGTTGCAGGAGCTTCCACAGCTTCCTCATCATCAGCCTCCTCTTCTTCAAGCTCGGCCACCCCGTCCTCCTCCCAGTCCAACAGCTGCTCCTTTGCGCCAGCCCCCAGCCTCACATCATCCACAGGAACGGGAGGATCCCAACTAGCGATGGGCAGCTGTAGCCTCATCCAGCAAACAGGACCAGGGCCCAACAGCGGACCAGGTGCCAGTAATGTAGGCAGTGCTGTGCCTCAGCCGCCGCCACCCCCACCACCGTCCAACACCCCCAGCTGTGGCATTAAGTCCCCTCAGAGCTGTGGTGTGATAGAGAGGCCTCCCAGCACTaaccagcaacaacaacaacagcagcagcagcaacagtccCAAAAAAAGGTTCCTCCGCAGCCTCCTCAGCAGCAACAAGCCCCCAACCCTCAGCCTCCACCGTCGGCGCCACCACCGCCaccgcagcaacaacagcaggcCCTGTCCCAGTGTAGCATGGGCAATGGCTTCGCCTCCACGCCCATGATCATGGAGATCCCTGagagtggaggtggaggagggggccGCACCCTATATGAGCGTATGGGTCAGGACTTTGGCACAGGGGGCTACCCCCAGCCCTCAGCAACCTTCAGCCTAGCCAAACTCCAGCAGCTCACCAACACCATCATGGACCCCCATGCAATGCCCTACTCTCATTCAGCCTCCGT